From a single Salmo salar chromosome ssa22, Ssal_v3.1, whole genome shotgun sequence genomic region:
- the LOC106583757 gene encoding L-rhamnose-binding lectin CSL3-like, whose protein sequence is MHMVRLTVVTLLAAACCTLTDGAISITCEGSDALLQCDGGKIQIKRANYGRRKHDVCSIGRPDNQLTDTNCLSQSTNSKMAERCDGKSQCVVPASNLVFGDPCVGTYKYLDTKYSCVQQPETISSIICEGSDSQLLCDRGEIHILRANYGRRQHDVCSIGRPRKQLKNTNCINQSTTSTMAERCDGERQCIVKVSNYVFGDPCVGTYKYLDVAYTCD, encoded by the exons AtgcacatggtcagactgacggTGGTCACAT TGCTGGCTGCAGCTTGCTGTACACTAACAGATggag CAATCAGCATCACGTGTGAAGGCTCTGATGCTTTACTGCAATGTG ATGGAGGTAAGATTCAAATCAAGCGTGCCAACTATGGTCGTCGTAAACACGATGTGTGTTCCATTGGGCGCCCCGATAACCAACTCACCGACACCAACTGCCTCAGCCAATCCACCAACAGCAAGATGGCAGAAAG GTGCGACGGAAAGAGCCAGTGTGTTGTCCCGGCATCCAATTTGGTTTTTGGGGACCCCTGTGTTGGGACTTACAAGTACCTGGACACCAAATACTCCTGTGTCCAACAGCCCGAAACAA TAAGCAGCATCATATGTGAAGGCTCTGATTCCCAACTACTATGTG ATCGGGGTGAGATCCATATTCTGCGTGCCAACTATGGTCGTCGTCAACACGATGTGTGTTCCATTGGGCGCCCACGCAAACAACTCAAAAACACCAACTGCATCAACCAATCCACCACCAGCACAATGGCAGAAAG GTGTGACGGAGAGCGCCAGTGTATCGTCAAGGTATCCAACTACGTGTTCGGCGACCCCTGTGTTGGAACTTATAAGTACTTGGATGTGGCTTACACCTGTGACTAA